From Streptomyces sp. NBC_00690, a single genomic window includes:
- a CDS encoding iron-containing redox enzyme family protein, translating into MTAPAPATGHTIAPVLPRSRGELSHTVLEALTGPVGTALPKRSGAADADPYGDDLQLALYLCYELHYRGFAGVDATWEWEPGLLRLRAELEHRFLTALRADVGPPRSSGEALAELLVEPVDGTGPSHFLKQQGELWHFREYAAQRSLYHLKEADPHVWVIPRLTGRAKAAMVAVEYDEFGAGRADRIHARLFADLMADLGLSTDYGRYVDAAAAEMLTVVNLMSLFGLHRALRGALVGHFAAVEITSSPGSRRLAQGLSRIGAGPAAVHFYAEHVEADAVHEQIVRRDVIDGLLESEPALDEDIAFGIDATEWTEARLGDHLLTAWRDGRTALRTSL; encoded by the coding sequence ATGACCGCCCCCGCCCCGGCCACCGGCCACACCATCGCCCCCGTACTGCCCCGGAGCAGGGGAGAGCTGTCGCACACCGTGTTGGAGGCATTGACCGGCCCGGTGGGGACGGCCCTGCCGAAACGGTCGGGCGCAGCGGACGCGGACCCGTACGGGGACGATCTGCAACTGGCTCTCTACCTCTGCTACGAACTGCACTACCGCGGCTTCGCGGGTGTCGACGCCACATGGGAGTGGGAGCCCGGCCTGCTGCGGTTGCGGGCGGAGTTGGAACATCGCTTCCTCACCGCACTGCGGGCCGACGTCGGTCCACCGAGGAGTTCGGGGGAGGCCCTCGCGGAACTCCTCGTCGAACCCGTCGACGGCACCGGTCCCTCTCATTTCCTGAAGCAGCAGGGGGAGTTGTGGCACTTCCGTGAGTACGCGGCCCAACGCTCCCTCTACCACCTGAAGGAGGCCGATCCGCATGTCTGGGTCATCCCACGGCTGACGGGCCGGGCGAAGGCCGCGATGGTGGCGGTGGAGTACGACGAGTTCGGCGCTGGTCGTGCCGATCGCATCCACGCCCGCCTCTTCGCCGATCTGATGGCGGACCTCGGCCTGAGCACCGACTACGGCCGGTACGTCGACGCAGCCGCCGCCGAGATGCTGACCGTCGTCAACCTCATGTCCCTGTTCGGACTCCACCGTGCCCTGCGCGGAGCGCTGGTGGGACACTTCGCGGCGGTGGAGATCACCTCCTCACCCGGCTCACGCCGTCTCGCCCAGGGCCTCTCGCGCATCGGCGCGGGCCCCGCGGCCGTCCACTTCTACGCCGAACACGTCGAAGCCGACGCCGTCCACGAGCAGATCGTCCGCCGGGACGTCATCGACGGTCTGCTGGAATCCGAACCCGCGTTGGACGAGGACATCGCCTTCGGCATCGACGCCACCGAATGGACCGAAGCCCGACTCGGCGACCACCTGCTCACCGCCTGGCGGGACGGCCGCACTGCACTGCGCACCTCCCTGTGA
- a CDS encoding oxygenase MpaB family protein produces the protein MDDSPLFGPGSQFDQFFNDPRWALAMVRATVLEAAHPQIGAALIDNSTFTTHPWRRLQNTFLSMRRMFGADEEVRQREAARLNRLHARLNGTDARNQPYDAMDPEVRAWVVATLFESAVTMCRLSGQPLEQITMERLYREFRAYLAALGDQAGYLPPTLNEFWRYYDRMVEEELENTEALQIILYKLFDHLPAPALLEGIPTIWAAGRALAGPVIGTITVASLPESFRRRAGLPEIPGAQTLTQSAYLAVGLARFLPDGWIHAEGVASLLSLSPDSDDPRAKTITAVRDGIKRAGALLRLITPLPDEPEPGDVSGSQRSAEEFFRTVLDQTGDGSLDWPDLAAMARELSGRLDLDEPAETALYNAYADWWKELQQALDTDGDGRISAQEYAAAVPHLAGPALIKLADVLFDATDADGNQSIDADEYRALFRTGFHRDMSETGGTYSRSAFVKEFLSFMSGRQRSKAYDPLLAQA, from the coding sequence GTGGATGACAGCCCGCTGTTCGGCCCCGGCTCGCAGTTCGACCAGTTCTTCAACGATCCGCGCTGGGCGCTGGCGATGGTCCGGGCGACCGTGCTGGAGGCCGCCCATCCGCAGATCGGTGCGGCCCTGATCGACAACTCCACCTTCACCACCCATCCGTGGCGGCGGCTCCAGAACACCTTCCTGAGCATGCGGCGCATGTTCGGCGCCGATGAGGAGGTGCGGCAGCGCGAGGCCGCACGGTTGAACCGGCTGCACGCCCGACTGAACGGCACCGACGCCCGCAATCAGCCGTACGACGCGATGGACCCCGAGGTGCGCGCCTGGGTGGTGGCGACGCTCTTCGAGAGCGCCGTCACCATGTGCCGGCTCAGCGGCCAGCCCCTCGAACAGATCACGATGGAGCGCCTGTACCGCGAGTTCCGGGCGTACCTCGCGGCGCTGGGGGACCAGGCCGGCTATCTGCCGCCCACGCTGAACGAGTTCTGGCGGTACTACGACCGCATGGTCGAGGAGGAGTTGGAGAACACCGAAGCGCTCCAGATCATCCTCTACAAGCTGTTCGACCACCTTCCCGCACCGGCTCTGCTGGAGGGCATTCCCACCATCTGGGCGGCGGGCCGGGCGCTCGCCGGGCCGGTCATCGGCACGATCACCGTGGCCTCCCTGCCGGAGTCGTTCCGCCGTCGTGCGGGACTCCCGGAGATCCCCGGCGCTCAGACGCTGACCCAGAGCGCCTATCTGGCCGTCGGCCTGGCGCGCTTCCTGCCCGACGGCTGGATCCACGCCGAGGGGGTCGCCAGCCTGCTGTCCCTGTCCCCCGACAGCGATGATCCTCGTGCCAAGACGATCACGGCGGTACGCGACGGGATCAAGCGTGCCGGGGCCCTGCTCAGATTGATCACCCCGCTTCCCGACGAGCCCGAGCCCGGTGACGTCAGCGGGTCCCAGCGCAGTGCCGAGGAGTTCTTCCGCACCGTGCTGGACCAGACCGGCGACGGCTCACTGGACTGGCCGGACCTCGCGGCCATGGCGCGTGAACTCTCCGGCCGCCTCGACCTGGACGAACCCGCGGAGACCGCGCTGTACAACGCCTACGCGGACTGGTGGAAGGAACTCCAACAGGCCCTCGACACCGACGGTGACGGTCGCATCAGCGCTCAGGAGTACGCCGCGGCCGTGCCCCATCTCGCCGGGCCGGCGCTGATCAAGCTCGCCGATGTCCTCTTCGACGCCACCGACGCCGACGGGAACCAGTCCATCGACGCGGACGAGTACCGGGCGTTGTTCCGCACCGGGTTCCACCGCGATATGTCCGAGACCGGTGGGACGTACTCGCGCAGTGCGTTCGTGAAGGAGTTCCTGTCCTTCATGTCGGGTCGCCAACGCTCCAAGGCGTACGACCCGTTGCTCGCGCAGGCGTGA
- a CDS encoding RNA polymerase sigma factor SigF encodes MTKVASAPHRESTANEETTCRAGEGDLPQVADPAQIAPRDAKGLSKVFFDRLQTLEEGTAEYQYARNTLIEMNLSLVRFAAGRFRNRGSGEMEDIVQVGTIGLIKAIDRFDLSREVQFTSFAIPYIVGEIKRYFRDSSWAVHVPRRLQELRTELAKARDELGAVLDRDPTVRELAEFLDLSDEEITEGLVASNGYTAGSLDLPIGDSEDGPAQGGASYGDVLGDVDPAMELVEDFHALAPLLEELDDRERRILEMRFGREMTQAAIGDELNLSQMHVSRLLTRTLGRLRKGMLTDR; translated from the coding sequence ATGACGAAAGTCGCATCCGCACCGCACCGTGAGAGCACCGCGAACGAGGAGACGACGTGCCGTGCGGGGGAAGGTGACCTCCCGCAGGTTGCCGATCCCGCGCAGATCGCGCCCAGGGATGCGAAGGGCCTGTCGAAGGTCTTCTTCGACCGGCTCCAGACTCTGGAGGAGGGAACGGCGGAGTACCAGTACGCCCGCAACACCCTGATCGAGATGAACCTCTCCCTGGTGCGCTTCGCCGCCGGCCGGTTCCGCAACCGCGGCAGCGGGGAGATGGAGGACATCGTCCAGGTCGGCACCATCGGTCTGATCAAGGCCATCGACCGGTTCGACCTGAGCCGTGAAGTCCAGTTCACCTCGTTCGCGATCCCCTACATCGTCGGGGAGATCAAGCGCTACTTCCGTGACTCGTCCTGGGCGGTCCACGTACCGCGCCGCCTCCAGGAGTTGCGTACGGAGCTGGCCAAGGCCCGCGACGAACTCGGTGCCGTACTGGACCGCGACCCCACCGTCAGGGAACTGGCCGAGTTCCTCGATCTGAGCGACGAAGAGATCACCGAGGGCTTGGTGGCGTCCAACGGATACACCGCGGGCTCCCTCGACCTCCCGATCGGAGACTCCGAAGACGGTCCGGCCCAAGGAGGGGCCTCGTACGGGGACGTCCTCGGTGACGTCGACCCGGCGATGGAGCTCGTGGAGGACTTCCATGCGCTCGCACCGCTGCTGGAGGAACTGGACGACCGTGAACGGCGCATCCTGGAAATGCGCTTCGGCCGGGAGATGACCCAGGCCGCCATCGGCGATGAGCTGAACCTCTCCCAGATGCATGTCTCCCGGCTGCTGACGCGCACTCTCGGGCGGCTGCGCAAGGGAATGCTCACCGACCGCTGA
- a CDS encoding CsbD family protein yields MAKDEKARAKAQQVKGKVEKEAGRAVGNDRLAAKGRAKESEGHARAAKEKAKDTFKP; encoded by the coding sequence ATGGCCAAGGACGAGAAGGCACGTGCGAAGGCGCAGCAGGTCAAGGGCAAGGTCGAGAAGGAAGCCGGCCGCGCGGTGGGCAACGATCGCTTGGCGGCCAAGGGTCGGGCCAAGGAATCCGAAGGCCACGCCCGCGCGGCCAAGGAGAAGGCCAAGGACACCTTCAAGCCGTAG
- a CDS encoding cation diffusion facilitator family transporter: protein MERQRSRGGAQDAGTRLTVLVALGANVVIAGAKTAAGLMAGSPALLSEAAHSLADSLNEVFLLIAVRRSKRPPDEHHPFGYGKERYFWALLAAVGIFVMGGCFSVYQGIQALRTDPQESMRGYITGLVVLAVALLAEGISLVRALHQARREGTADPALRTVIAEDTTAVVGVLLAASGIALHLATGDVVWEAGASLGIGLLLVYVAFRLAREARDRLIGEAIDPRLTARMRALLDAQPEIDTVAGLLTMRLGLDSVLVAARVDLMPGIDSEDVELVCVRIKREITAEWPQADQVFIDITEAPGSGEESHAVGTSSPADGGRRGGDGTDTTGPPAGDNSARDTRDRP from the coding sequence ATGGAGAGGCAGCGCAGCCGTGGCGGGGCTCAGGACGCGGGGACTCGTTTGACGGTCCTGGTCGCCCTCGGCGCCAATGTGGTGATCGCGGGGGCGAAGACGGCTGCCGGGCTCATGGCCGGTTCGCCCGCGCTCCTGTCCGAGGCGGCGCACTCGCTCGCGGACAGTCTCAATGAGGTCTTCCTGCTCATCGCCGTACGGCGCAGCAAGCGTCCTCCGGATGAACACCACCCGTTCGGCTACGGCAAGGAACGCTACTTCTGGGCCCTGCTCGCCGCGGTGGGCATCTTTGTGATGGGCGGCTGCTTCTCCGTCTACCAGGGCATCCAGGCGCTGCGTACGGACCCTCAGGAGTCGATGCGCGGATACATCACCGGGCTGGTGGTCCTCGCGGTCGCCCTGCTCGCCGAAGGCATCTCTCTGGTTCGCGCCCTCCACCAGGCCCGACGGGAGGGCACGGCGGACCCGGCACTACGAACGGTGATCGCGGAGGACACCACCGCCGTGGTCGGGGTCCTGCTCGCGGCGTCCGGGATCGCGCTGCATCTGGCGACCGGCGATGTGGTGTGGGAGGCCGGCGCCTCGCTGGGGATCGGCCTGCTCCTGGTGTACGTGGCCTTCCGATTGGCCCGGGAGGCCAGGGACCGGCTGATCGGGGAGGCGATCGACCCTCGGCTCACCGCCCGGATGAGAGCCCTCCTCGATGCGCAGCCGGAGATCGACACCGTGGCCGGACTGCTGACCATGCGGCTCGGGCTGGACTCGGTGCTCGTGGCCGCACGGGTCGATCTGATGCCGGGGATCGACAGCGAGGACGTCGAACTCGTCTGTGTGCGCATCAAGCGGGAGATCACCGCCGAATGGCCGCAGGCCGACCAGGTGTTCATCGACATCACCGAGGCGCCCGGCAGCGGCGAGGAATCACACGCTGTCGGCACCAGCAGCCCGGCCGACGGGGGGCGCCGCGGCGGCGATGGCACGGACACGACGGGTCCCCCGGCAGGGGACAACTCGGCGAGGGACACACGAGACCGCCCCTAG
- a CDS encoding M4 family metallopeptidase has protein sequence MRSTHRRRTTVTGALMATAALLAVGFQAGPVAAHPTAAAPGAPRTGTPDPGALPLKLSPAKRAELIRTQNATTAATAKELGLTAQEKLVVRDVTQDRDGTTHTRYERTFAGLPVLGGDLVVAETKTGATESVSKASRTALKNVDTNAGVGPAVAEKQALGRARAEGSAKTSTERAPRKVVWLAQGTKPVLAYETVVGGLQHDGTPNELHVVTDADSGAKLYEWQAVHNGTGHTQYSGQVTLGSTQSGGSYDLTDAGRGGHKTYDLNKGTPGTATLFTGPDDVWGNGLPTNKETAAADAAYGAGATWDYFKNIHGRNGIRGDGVGASSRVHFGNNYSNAFWDDSCFCMTYGDGYGNAEPLTALDVAAHEMTHGITSATANLIYSGESGGLNEATSDIFAAAVEFHANNPQDVGDYLVGEKIDIRGNGTPLRYMDEPSKDGPSKDYWYPGISSQDVHYSSGPANHWFYLLSEGSGAKTINGVSYYSPTSDGLPVTGIGRDKAAQIWYKALTTKFNSTTDYAGARAGTLAVTTELYGAASPEVTAVTNAWAGVNVGDRPGGGEPNPPGTVFENTTNIPINDLGPAVTSSVTVTGIPGNAPAALPVGVDITHTFRGDLAVDLLAPDGTVYPLKASSPYDTAPNLKKTYTVDASTETANGVWKLRVQDKAPQDSGHINSFRLTF, from the coding sequence GTGAGATCCACGCATCGTCGGCGCACCACCGTGACCGGCGCGCTCATGGCGACCGCGGCCCTGTTGGCCGTCGGATTCCAGGCAGGTCCGGTGGCGGCCCACCCCACCGCCGCCGCACCCGGTGCCCCCCGCACCGGCACGCCCGACCCAGGGGCGCTGCCCCTGAAGCTGAGCCCCGCCAAACGGGCCGAGTTGATACGCACCCAAAATGCCACCACCGCGGCGACCGCCAAGGAACTCGGCCTCACCGCACAGGAGAAGCTCGTCGTCCGGGACGTCACCCAGGACCGTGACGGCACCACCCACACCCGCTACGAGCGCACCTTCGCCGGACTGCCGGTGCTCGGCGGCGATCTCGTCGTCGCCGAAACCAAGACCGGTGCGACCGAGTCGGTGAGCAAGGCATCGAGGACCGCCCTCAAGAACGTCGACACCAACGCGGGCGTCGGCCCGGCCGTCGCGGAGAAGCAGGCGCTGGGACGCGCGAGGGCCGAGGGCTCCGCCAAGACCAGCACGGAACGCGCACCCCGCAAGGTGGTCTGGCTGGCGCAGGGCACCAAACCGGTCCTCGCGTACGAGACGGTCGTCGGCGGCCTCCAGCACGACGGCACCCCCAATGAACTGCACGTCGTCACCGATGCGGACAGCGGCGCGAAACTGTACGAGTGGCAGGCGGTGCACAACGGCACCGGCCATACGCAGTACAGCGGGCAGGTGACGCTCGGCAGTACGCAGTCCGGCGGATCGTACGACCTCACCGACGCCGGGCGCGGCGGCCACAAGACGTACGACCTCAACAAGGGCACTCCCGGCACCGCCACCCTGTTCACCGGACCGGACGACGTCTGGGGCAACGGCCTGCCCACCAACAAGGAGACCGCCGCCGCGGACGCCGCCTACGGTGCCGGAGCGACCTGGGACTACTTCAAGAACATCCATGGGCGCAACGGCATCCGCGGTGACGGCGTCGGCGCCTCCTCCCGGGTCCACTTCGGCAACAACTACTCCAACGCCTTCTGGGACGACTCCTGCTTCTGCATGACGTACGGCGACGGCTACGGCAACGCCGAACCCCTCACCGCGCTCGACGTCGCCGCCCATGAGATGACGCACGGCATCACATCGGCGACCGCGAACCTCATCTACAGCGGTGAGTCCGGCGGCCTCAACGAGGCGACCTCCGACATCTTCGCGGCGGCCGTGGAGTTCCACGCCAACAACCCCCAGGACGTCGGTGACTACCTGGTCGGCGAGAAGATCGACATCCGCGGCAACGGCACACCGCTGCGCTACATGGACGAGCCGAGCAAGGACGGACCGTCCAAGGACTACTGGTACCCGGGCATCAGCAGCCAGGACGTCCACTACTCCTCGGGCCCGGCGAACCACTGGTTCTACCTACTGTCCGAGGGCAGCGGCGCGAAGACCATCAACGGCGTCAGCTACTACTCGCCGACCTCCGACGGCCTGCCCGTCACCGGCATCGGTCGGGACAAGGCCGCGCAGATCTGGTACAAGGCGCTGACGACGAAGTTCAACTCGACGACCGACTACGCGGGAGCACGGGCCGGCACCCTCGCGGTCACCACCGAGCTGTACGGGGCCGCCAGCCCGGAGGTCACGGCCGTGACCAACGCCTGGGCCGGTGTCAATGTCGGCGACCGCCCCGGCGGCGGCGAGCCCAACCCACCGGGCACCGTCTTCGAGAACACGACCAACATCCCGATCAATGACCTCGGGCCCGCGGTCACCTCCTCGGTCACCGTCACCGGCATCCCGGGCAACGCCCCGGCCGCACTGCCCGTCGGTGTGGACATCACCCACACCTTCCGCGGCGACCTCGCGGTGGATCTGCTCGCCCCCGACGGGACCGTGTATCCGCTGAAGGCGTCGAGCCCCTATGACACAGCGCCCAACCTCAAGAAGACCTACACGGTCGACGCCTCGACGGAGACGGCGAACGGGGTGTGGAAGCTACGGGTGCAGGACAAAGCACCGCAGGACAGCGGCCACATCAACAGCTTCCGCTTGACGTTCTAG
- a CDS encoding MFS transporter, producing MSGNGPGQAPTITTKVPARLDRLPWSRWHWMIVIGLGTVWILDGLEVTVVGAIAGRISEDGSGLDISDAQITGVAAALYVAGACSGALFFGRLTDRYGRKKLFLITLSVYLAATALTAVSFTAWWFFLFRFLTGFGIGGEYAAINSAIDELIPSKYRGRVDLIINGSYWLGAMGGALLSVVALNTDLFPKDVGWRLTFALGVVLGLVILLVRRHVPESPRWMLIHGRAKDAERLVDEVEHEVEQDIGRPLPDPAGEMTVHQRGTIGFGEIARTVFRVYPRRATLGFALFVGQAFLYNAITFGFGSILVTFFDVPTGSTGYYFAVIAAGNFLGPLLLGRLFDTWGRRPMIAGTYILSGLLLFATAALFGAGVLTATTMTLCWCVVLFFASAGASSAYLTVSEIFPMETRAMSIAFFYAIGTAAGGISGPLVFAGLTESGAVSEAALAFCIGAALMVAAGLVAFFFAVAAEGRSLEDIATPLSAQPSDAGNGSGRGPTAPAI from the coding sequence ATGAGCGGGAACGGACCGGGGCAGGCGCCCACCATCACCACGAAGGTGCCTGCCCGGCTCGATCGTCTGCCCTGGTCGCGTTGGCACTGGATGATCGTCATCGGCCTCGGGACCGTGTGGATCCTCGACGGTCTGGAAGTCACCGTGGTGGGTGCCATCGCCGGGCGGATCTCGGAGGACGGCAGCGGGCTCGACATCTCCGATGCTCAGATCACCGGGGTCGCCGCGGCGCTGTATGTGGCCGGCGCCTGCTCCGGGGCCCTGTTCTTCGGCCGACTCACCGACCGCTACGGCCGCAAGAAGCTGTTCCTCATCACCCTGTCGGTCTACCTCGCGGCCACCGCACTGACCGCGGTCTCCTTCACCGCCTGGTGGTTCTTCCTCTTCCGGTTCCTGACCGGCTTCGGTATCGGTGGGGAGTACGCGGCGATCAACTCCGCCATTGATGAGTTGATCCCCAGCAAGTACCGGGGCCGGGTCGATCTGATCATCAACGGCAGCTACTGGCTCGGAGCCATGGGCGGCGCACTGCTGTCGGTCGTCGCGCTCAACACCGATCTGTTCCCCAAGGACGTCGGCTGGCGGCTCACCTTCGCCCTGGGCGTCGTACTCGGACTGGTGATCCTGCTGGTCCGACGGCATGTGCCGGAAAGCCCGCGCTGGATGCTGATCCACGGCCGGGCGAAGGACGCCGAGCGGCTCGTCGACGAAGTGGAACACGAGGTCGAACAGGACATCGGACGACCCCTGCCCGACCCTGCGGGGGAGATGACCGTCCATCAGCGTGGCACGATCGGTTTCGGGGAGATCGCCCGGACGGTCTTCCGCGTCTACCCGCGACGCGCCACCCTCGGCTTCGCACTCTTCGTGGGGCAGGCGTTCCTGTACAACGCCATCACCTTCGGCTTCGGCTCGATCCTGGTCACGTTCTTCGACGTCCCCACCGGCTCGACCGGCTACTACTTCGCCGTCATCGCCGCGGGCAACTTCCTCGGCCCGCTCCTGCTCGGGCGTCTCTTCGACACCTGGGGACGGCGGCCCATGATCGCCGGTACCTACATCCTGTCCGGACTGCTCCTGTTCGCCACCGCCGCACTCTTCGGCGCCGGAGTGCTCACCGCAACGACGATGACCCTGTGCTGGTGCGTCGTCCTCTTCTTCGCATCGGCCGGAGCAAGCTCCGCCTACCTGACCGTCAGCGAGATCTTCCCCATGGAAACCCGGGCGATGTCCATCGCCTTCTTCTACGCCATCGGCACCGCAGCAGGCGGCATCTCCGGCCCACTCGTCTTCGCCGGCCTCACCGAGAGCGGAGCCGTCTCCGAGGCCGCCCTCGCCTTCTGCATCGGGGCCGCACTCATGGTCGCCGCCGGGCTGGTCGCCTTCTTCTTCGCCGTCGCCGCAGAGGGCCGCTCACTGGAGGACATCGCCACCCCCCTCTCCGCGCAACCGTCCGACGCCGGGAACGGGTCCGGACGGGGGCCGACCGCGCCGGCGATCTGA
- a CDS encoding SRPBCC family protein produces the protein MSKIEESVEVAVPVRTAYNQWTQFEDFPHFMDGVERIEQRTATLTHWVTKVDGVGREFDAEITEQIPDERVAWTTVAGEVRQAGVVTFHRLDDTHTKVMLQLDHDPRGLADTIGDKLGFVSRQAKGDLKNFKEFIEARGRETGAWRGTA, from the coding sequence ATGTCGAAGATCGAAGAGTCCGTAGAGGTCGCCGTGCCGGTCCGCACCGCCTACAACCAGTGGACCCAGTTCGAGGACTTCCCGCACTTCATGGACGGGGTCGAGCGCATCGAGCAACGGACGGCAACCCTGACGCACTGGGTGACCAAGGTCGACGGAGTGGGCCGCGAGTTCGATGCGGAGATCACGGAGCAGATCCCCGACGAGCGGGTCGCCTGGACCACCGTGGCGGGCGAGGTCCGTCAAGCCGGGGTGGTCACCTTCCACCGGCTCGATGACACGCACACCAAGGTCATGCTCCAACTCGATCACGACCCTCGGGGCCTCGCTGACACCATCGGCGACAAACTCGGCTTCGTCAGCCGTCAGGCCAAGGGCGATCTGAAGAACTTCAAGGAGTTCATCGAGGCACGCGGCAGGGAGACCGGCGCCTGGCGCGGCACCGCCTGA
- a CDS encoding plasmid stabilization protein codes for MPRGSSPKRERQYEHVKESAEERGESPKRAKEIAARTVNKERARAGESRTASRASLRDPKSASERGGQRSHSGAEGPTKDQLYEEAKKRNIEGRSTMNKQQLKRALDR; via the coding sequence ATGCCGCGAGGATCGAGCCCCAAGAGGGAACGCCAGTACGAACACGTCAAGGAGTCGGCCGAAGAGCGCGGGGAGTCTCCGAAGCGCGCGAAGGAGATCGCCGCCCGCACCGTGAACAAGGAGCGCGCCCGGGCCGGCGAGTCCCGCACCGCGAGCAGAGCTTCCCTGCGCGACCCCAAGTCCGCCTCGGAGCGGGGCGGCCAGCGGTCGCACTCCGGGGCCGAAGGGCCCACGAAGGACCAGCTCTACGAAGAGGCGAAGAAGCGCAACATCGAAGGGCGTTCCACGATGAACAAACAGCAACTCAAGCGAGCCCTGGACCGGTAG
- a CDS encoding HemK2/MTQ2 family protein methyltransferase, with translation MTQNDNRGGGRVLAPWTVYVPQEDTLLLAQALDREHLPAGATLLDVGTGSGALALAAARRGARVTAVDTTYRAVLTARLNARLARLPLEVLHGDLFAPVTGRRFDLIVSNPPYVPTHRAAPPRHSAAVAWDAGADGRLLLNRICRSAHMQLRPGGVLLMVHSALCGIPSTLAALERSGLRAGVTDRRHIPFGPVLRSRLAWLRHRGLIEAGDEKEELVIIRAERTR, from the coding sequence ATGACCCAGAACGACAACAGAGGCGGCGGCCGGGTGCTGGCCCCCTGGACGGTGTACGTCCCGCAGGAGGACACCCTCCTGCTGGCCCAGGCCCTGGACAGGGAGCACCTGCCTGCTGGCGCCACCCTCCTCGACGTGGGAACCGGCTCCGGGGCCCTCGCCCTGGCCGCGGCCCGCCGAGGCGCCCGGGTCACCGCCGTCGACACGACCTATCGGGCCGTCCTCACCGCCCGACTCAACGCCAGGCTCGCCCGCCTGCCCCTCGAAGTCCTCCACGGCGACCTCTTCGCACCGGTCACCGGCCGTCGGTTCGACCTCATCGTGAGCAATCCGCCCTACGTCCCCACGCATAGGGCCGCCCCGCCCCGCCACAGCGCCGCGGTGGCTTGGGACGCCGGCGCCGACGGACGGTTGCTGCTGAACCGCATCTGCCGCAGCGCACATATGCAGCTGCGGCCCGGTGGCGTACTGCTGATGGTGCACTCCGCCCTGTGCGGCATCCCCTCGACGCTGGCAGCGCTTGAGCGTTCGGGTCTTCGGGCTGGTGTGACGGACCGGCGGCATATCCCGTTCGGGCCCGTACTCCGTTCCCGTCTGGCATGGCTGCGGCACCGGGGACTCATCGAGGCCGGCGACGAGAAGGAAGAGTTGGTGATCATCCGTGCCGAACGGACCCGCTGA
- a CDS encoding CDGSH iron-sulfur domain-containing protein, which yields MPNGPAEQPASHWPVAGSTPHGSVGRPVPHDPSGRPRRVTLTKDGPILVEGPVEVVLDDGSTAVSDRFTVALCVCRRSRSFPWCDTSHRSREKRRTA from the coding sequence GTGCCGAACGGACCCGCTGAACAACCGGCTTCGCACTGGCCCGTTGCGGGATCGACTCCCCACGGGTCCGTCGGGCGACCGGTTCCGCACGACCCCAGCGGGCGACCGCGTCGCGTCACGCTCACGAAGGACGGACCGATCCTGGTCGAGGGACCGGTGGAGGTCGTCCTCGACGACGGCAGCACCGCGGTGTCGGACCGCTTCACCGTCGCGCTCTGCGTCTGTCGACGCAGCCGGTCCTTCCCCTGGTGCGACACCAGCCACCGCAGCCGAGAGAAGAGGCGGACCGCATGA
- a CDS encoding DUF6131 family protein gives MIILGLILLIIGLVAGVGVLWTIGIILLAIGVVLWGLGALGHAVGGRKHYW, from the coding sequence ATGATCATTCTTGGCTTGATACTCCTGATCATCGGCCTGGTGGCCGGCGTCGGCGTTCTGTGGACCATCGGGATCATCCTCCTCGCGATCGGCGTTGTGCTGTGGGGGCTGGGAGCCCTGGGGCATGCCGTGGGAGGCCGAAAGCACTACTGGTGA